From Enoplosus armatus isolate fEnoArm2 chromosome 23, fEnoArm2.hap1, whole genome shotgun sequence, a single genomic window includes:
- the lpcat4 gene encoding lysophospholipid acyltransferase LPCAT4: MEKCHRRSATHEYPHPFIHEVKLTSAQRIRGIILGSILVPLRVTVAALFFLIMWPLARLRLAGLSEEERSRPIKGWRLWLLHSIILWLSRAVFFSMGFLRVKVKGRRADLREAPVLVVAPHSSFLDMLVLCPTQLATVVSRSENTSLPVIGALLEFNQSVIVSRKDPESRKNAVAQVTERLTSNGYWPQMLMFPEGTTTNGTTLIKFKPGAFLAGVPVQPVLLRYPNKLDTVRWTYKGTAWFEALWHTTSQFYTNVTVEFLPVYSPSQEEKNDPNLYADNVQKLMAKALEIPATDYVMDGRVPVNKLGGLSLPLESPAKKTLSLLHRNGLGAPEVEAALERMIDRCQSGAQGSKASPEELASILGLTDKQTAVAICGLYSKDETVDLRQIYLSVAALSGFVSFNSLIHTAFTLFDREGRGSLSAEELSGLMGALLGFPQHHIAELYTHASSQGPLTEECLLRVLTTHPTYQRLVNEYMQPEEAGSTPLANGKAVNNNGNMHNSNGSLHYNKKFE, encoded by the exons ATGGAGAAGTGCCACCGTCGCTCGGCAACGCACGAGTATCCACATCCGTTCATTCACGAGGTGAAGCTGACCAGCGCGCAGAGGATCAGG GGCATCATCCTGGGCAGCATCCTCGTCCCTCTACGCGTCACCGTGGCGGCTCTATTTTTCCTCATCATGTGGCCTCTGGCCCGGCTACGGTTGGCCGGCCTGTCTGAGGAGGAACGCTCTCGGCCCATCAAGGGCTGGCGGCTCTGGCTCCTCCACTCGATCATCCTGTGGCTGAGCCGAGCTGTCTTCTTCTCCATGGGCTTCCTGAGGgtgaaggtcaaaggtcgcaGGGCGGACCTGAGGGAGGCGCCGGTGCTGGTGGTAGCGCCTCACAGCAGCTTTCTGGACATGCTGGTTCTGTGTCCGACCCAGCTGGCAACGGTGGTGTCGCGGTCGGAGAACACCAGCCTGCCGGTCATAGGAG CTCTGCTAGAGTTCAACCAGTCTGTGATTGTGAGCAGAAAGGATCCAGAGTCGAGGAAAAACGCAGTCGCACAAGTCACAGAGAGGCTGACCTCCAATGGCTACTGGCCTCAG ATGCTGATGTTTCCTGAGGGAACCACGACTAATGGCACCACCCTCATCAAATTCAAACCTG GTGCTTTCCTTGCCGGAGTCCCGGTCCAACCTGTTCTGTTGCGTTACCCCAACAAGCTG GATACTGTTCGCTGGACATACAAAGGAACAGCCTG GTTTGAGGCGCTGTGGCACACAACTTCACAGTTTTACACCAACGTGACTGTTGAG TTCCTGCCAGTTTACAGTCCTTCTCAGGAGGAGAAGAATGACCCCAACCTGTACGCAGACAATGTTCAGAAACTCATGGCCAA GGCCCTCGAAATCCCAGCTACAGATTATGTGATGGATGGCAGAGTTCCTGTCAATAAACTGGgtggtctctctctcccgctgGAGTCGCCTGCCAAGAAAACGCTCTCACTGTTGCACAGAAACGG tctcgGAGCGCCTGAAGTGGAAGCGGCACTGGAGAGAATGATTGACAGGTGTCAGTCAGGAGCTCAGGGGTCAAAGGCCAGTCCAGAGGAGCTCGCCTCTATTCTCGGCCTGACGGATAAACAGACAGCCGTCGCCATCTGTGGCCTCTACTCCAAG gaTGAAACTGTGGACCTGAGACAGATCTATTTGAGTGTTGCTGCTCTGTCAGGATTTGTCAGCTTCAACTCACTAATTCACACTGCTTTCACT ctgtttgaCAGAGAGGGCAGAGGCAGTCTGAGTGCAGAGGAGTTGTCAGGCCTCATGGGGGCGCTGCTGGGTTTCCCGCAGCACCACATTGCTGAGCTTTACACTCACGCGTCCAGTCAAGGCCCGCTTACTGAAG AGTGTCTGCTGAGAGTGCTGACGACTCACCCGACCTATCAGAGACTGGTGAACGAGTACATGCAGCCCGAGGAGGCGGGCTCTACCCCACTGGCCAATGGGAAGGCTGTGAACAACAACGGAAACATGCACAACAGCAACGGGTCCCTCCACTACAACAAaaagtttgaatga
- the nop10 gene encoding H/ACA ribonucleoprotein complex subunit 3 translates to MFLQFYVNEDGDRVYTLKKVRPDGQPTSSAHPARFSPDDKFSRHRVMLKKRFGLLLTQQPRPVL, encoded by the exons atgtttctgcagtttTACGTAAACGAGGACGGAGACAGAGTCTACACTCTGAAG AAGGTTCGTCCTGATGGGCAGCCCACCAGCTCGGCCCACCCGGCCCGCTTTTCCCCAGACGACAAGTTCTCCCGACACCGTGTGATGTTGAAGAAACGCTTTGGCCTTCTGCTGACCCAGCAGCCCAGACCTGTTCTGTGA